The DNA segment CATCGCAATGTCCGATCAGGACAGACGACTACCCCGCTGCCGACAGCGAGCTCCGGCCAGCGCTCATCTGCTATTCGGGCACATCGGCCGCTTCTCGCCCGTGTGTGGCAGGGGCTATTGCTCGTGGTCATCTCCGTCTTGCGCGCCCGGCCGGGCCCTCACCTGCGGCTCATCCGCGCTGGGAGATGTGCGACGCGTCCGGTCGGGGGGAACGCGGGGGCCTGTGTGCAGCAGCGGGTCCCATCCCCGCTGAGCGGGGATTCTGCTGATCGGGGCGCGCGCCAACTGCCAGCCGGAACCCAGTCGCCGGCGTATCTGCTTCGGCAACGCGTTCAACCTGCTCTTGTCCATCTGAACCTCCTGCTCGGCCGTGTCGCTACGGCCACCTGAACGGGGTTGACCAGTCACGACGGGACCAAACTCGGAACAGGTCTCGCCTTGCGGACCGCTACCGTGCGGCCCGGACCGACAGCACACGGTAGCCATTTACGGCCGTGGTGGCCGGATACCGCTATCCGGCCACCACAGTCAACGCGGCACCCCAATGCAGGGCCGCGTCGCCTCAAGCCTCGATCAGCACAGCAGGAGGCTCAGGTAGCTGATGATGGTGTGGTACGCCGGATCGGTCGTGGTCTCGTCGGCGTCCATGCCTTGCAGCTCAAGTACCGATTCCATGGTGCGTTCCCTTTCTTTCCGTGTTTTCCTTCCACCCGCTCGAAAATGAGCCGGGCGGCTCAATGGGGCGATGACGCGATCACGCTGTCGTCGCCAACCGTGGGGACAGGAGCGAGGAACGGGAGAACCCCGCTGTGGTCATCGAGTGCCGTGGATATCGAGAGCAGTACGCCCGCGCTGCCGGTGGCGACATCCATGGACAACCGGAGCAATTTGTTGCCGGGGAAAGCGATGCCGTCATCACCATCGCCGTCTGGCAAAGCAAACGGAATGGCGTGCCAGGCCAGCCTGGCAAGGTGCGATGCGATGGCGTCCTCGGCTGTGGGGTCATGCCCGTAGCGGCGAGCAGCGGCGAGTGTGGCCAGCAACCCACCACGACCGGCCAGCAACCCGCACTGTAACGCGGCCTCGGCCCGACAGGCCCTCAACAGCAGCGGGAGCTGCCGCACGCTCGTCCCATCGTCGGACGTGTGCTTCGCCAGTTCCATCGCCGCCATGGCGATTCCCGCGCTACCGGTTCCAAGGAACGGCAACGTCCGCTTGACGCCGTCCCTGACCTGCATCGAGCCGTCACGGGCCGGAACGCATTCCGCGAGGTCGCGGCTTAGCGCGCGTTCGGCATGAACGAGCCATTCGCCGTCTCCAGTGGCCTCGAAGAGTCGGGTGAACAGCAACGCGGGCCCCGACCAGCCTTCGACCAGCCCGGCCTTCGCTTTCCGGCCCGGCGGTGCCGCGCTCTCCAGCTCGGCCACCAGCCGTTCGCCGAGCTCGCCCGACTCACCTCCACCGTCGCCGAGATACAGCAGAGTCAGTCCGATACCGGCGAGTCCGTTGGCCAGTCCGTGGTCGCGGGTTTTCGCTATGGACCGACGTGCGTCTGCCAGCAGGGCATTCGCCGTGTCGTGGTCGCCGAAACCATGGAGCACGTATGCGATTCCGGCTGCTCCATCCAGGAACCCGGGTGCGAGCGGGCGGTTTCTGTCGATCGCGTCCCGTAGCCAGCGGTCGTGTTCCGGGCTCCGGCCGAGCCCCTCGACGGCCAGTGCGTGCAGAACCCCTGCGGCGCCGTGGCCGAAACCGAGGCCGCCGAGCCGGAACTGCTCGATGTCACCTGGGAAGAGCCGGTCGGGACGTTCCGGCGTCGCGCTCGTCAGTATTGCCTGTGCGATCGACTTCCTCACAAGATTCCAATCCGGTTCGGGATCGTCGAGCACTGTGACCGGCGCGGTAGTCCGGTGGCCGATCGTGCCCCTGCCGACAGCGCGGCCCTCGCGATCGCGGTCGTCCTTCTCCCTGGTGCCGCGGCGCAGCGTTGCCAGAATCGACTCGCCATAGCCATTGGGCAAGGGGAATCTGTCTTCGACGAACCTGACCCATTCCGGCAGTTTCGCCGGCGCGAGTTCGAACAGCGCTGAGAGCGGAAGGAAGAGCCACAGGCGCAGTGCCGCGAGCGCGTAGTCGTCCACCTCGAAACCGGTCCGGTCAGCCGGGGCCCGGAATCCAGGCGCGCCCAGCGTCGGCCGGCGTGCCGGACCGGGAGGACCCGCGAGCTCGAAGTCGATCAAACTCACCGAGTCGTCGTCCGTGACGAGCACATTGGCCGGGTGAAGATCGTTGAAGACCAACCCTCGGAGGTGGATCTCGCTCACGGTTTCGCCGATTCTGTCGGCGATGCCGAGTGCTCGCCGCGTGTACGCGGCGACGTCGCTATCACTGGCGCGGTAGTTGGTCAGCGGATAGTTGGCGCCGAGCCATGAATGCAGTGGTACTCCCGGCCGGTGTTCCATGGCGAGGAAAAGGTGCTCCCATACGGGCGTCAGCTCATACACCGCCGGTACTCCCGGAACGTCGGTGAGGGAGGTCAGTGCCCGGTGTTCCCTGCGCAGCCTGGCGACCGCGTCAACTTTGTCGCCGTCGAGGCCGGCGTGCGGACGTGCCTCTTTCAGCACCACCTGGTTGCCTTCACGGGCGTGTTCAGCGAGGTAAACCCCGCCTCCGTTGGAAAAGTGCAGCGGCCGGTTGACGTGGTAGGCGAAGTCGCCGGTGCTCTTGGCGCTTCGTGCGGCGAGATGCGGGGCGAGAAACTCAGGGAGTTCGACCCAGTCTGGCAACGCGAATACCGGGCCACGGTGATCGGGAACCAGCGTGCCGTCTTCACGCGCGATCCCGAGCACCCGGGTGCCCCCGCTGTCGATCCAACGTTCGGTGAAACCGCCATACCGAACGTACAGCGGCCCATCGCCATACCTGAGGTCGCTCAGAATGTATGGCCCCGCTTGGCCGCCGATACGCTGGTCCAGTTCGGTCACCAACGTCTCGAACTCGCGGTCGTCGCGCGGGTAGATCGTGACCAGCTTCCCGCTCGCCTCGCGAGGGGCGTATTTCGAATTCCGTGCCAACAACACGGCCAGATCCGTCAGATGCTTGAAGGTGACGGCTCGTTCGACCAGGCACTCGTAAACTGTGGTGAGCACTTGCTCGGCGTTGTCCAGCGTCGCGGAAACGTGAATCTTCCAGCCCTGATAAGGCAACGACGCTCCGAGTGGATGCAGAACCCGCCATGTCCCGTGCTGTCGCTCCGCCCAGCCCTCTTCGGGAAGCGGGGTGAACCGGGCGAAACGTTCGGCTGCCGAGCCGCGCTGTTCGTCGAAGAACAGCGGGTCCGCCAAACAGAACTCCTCGTACCGATGCTCCACCGCCACGCCTCCTCTGACTGTGCCGCACGGACTGTGCTCGATGTCGTTGGCTGTGGACACCGTGGTGACCAAGACCGTAAGCAGACATTGCCAAACCGGAGCCCGGCAAACGGGAACTTGTCCATGGCACCTCAACCAGTGACATTTCGCCCGCTGAGTGCGAGCCCGCTGGGTTCGCTGAGGCGAATGAGCGGTATTGGGATCGGTGGGCTCCCAGATGATGACGCTCAGCGACAGGAGATCGAACGAGTGACGAGATTGCCGACGGTGATCGGACACCATTCAGGGGAGGCCGATCGCGATGAATCTGAAGCAGAGTCCACTACGGACTGAACTGTGTTCTTTCCCAGCGCGAGTTCGCCGGGCGTGAACCGGTTCCCGCTTGCGCGCATGCGAGCGTTGTCCGCGCGTACGCGCGAGTCGAACCGAGGAGTCCGGACCGTGCCGACGGGAATGCGGGTATCGCGGCCACGGCTCACCGCCGATGTCCGGCGCAATCTGGGTTACGCCGGCGGCTCGGTTGTTTACCTGTGTGCACATTGGAGCTACGAGCGGAGGGTCACCGGTGTACGAGGCGTTCTGGCTCGCCTGGCCGCCAAATCGTGATGTCGAGACTGTCGTCGCCGGTCACCAAGCTTGAGGCTCCGATGAGATCCGCCGCGTACAGGTGCTCGAACTCCTGGCCACGAAGATCAAAACCGGTCTCCTCGAACATCGCTTCCGCGAACCGCGCATGTACCTCTTTGTCTTGCACGTCGCGCACGCGGCCCCACAGCTTCGCGTCACCTTCGTTCGGCTCGGTCTCGACCGTCGCCGTGTGCAAGCAGAAACGCGGGTCGCGACCGAGGTCGTGGAACTTGGTGGTGTTGGGCATACCGACGAGCCACAGTTCATCCTCGAAGAAGCGAGGCTCGATGGGGCTGATGCGAGGAAATCCATCGGCTCGAAGGGTTGCCAACATACACAGGTTCTTTGTCGCGGCGTGGCGACGCGTGAAAACCTCGGCGATCACCGGAGCTGAGATGCTGAACTCTTTCCACGTGGTCATCAGCCAAAGGTACGGCAGATTACGGGCATGAGGGTTCAAGGTGATAGAGCCCCATCGGGCTCACATCACCGGAAAATCAGTTTCCGCGACCGAAACCGCCGTCACCGTCGAACGGGTTCTGCTGTTGTGGGGTGATTGTGGTCTGCTGTGTGTCTTTCGCGCTTTCGAGAGCCACGTTGACCGTCTCGGTCGAACCATCGGCATGCTTGACCACGACGGGAACCTCTTCGCCCGGAGTGTGTTTGAGCACCTGCGCCATCAAATCGGCGTACGAGCTGATCAACGTGTCGCCGAGTTTCGTGATGACGTCTCCTTGTCGAATTCCGGCCTTCTCGGCGGCGCTTCCAGGTTGTACCGAGGCAAGTTGTGCCCCTTCAGCCGTCGAATCTCCCTGGGGGTTCACGCTTCCGCTGACTCCCAGCACCGGCTTGTTCGCTTCGCCGTTCTGCATCAGTTCGTTGGCGATCCGCTTCGCGGTGTCGATGGGAATTGAGAAGCCGAGGCCATATGCCTGTAGGCCGCCGTTACTGCTTTGACCAGGCTCAACGGCCGAGTTTACGCCGACGACCTGGCCGTCCAGGTTCACGAGTGGTCCCCCTGAATTACCCGGGTTGATGGGCGCGTCGGTCTGCAAGCCGTTGTATACGACAAGTTCGCCGTTGTCGTCTCCCGCTGTCACGGTACGACTGAGCGCACTGACAATTCCCGAGGTAACGGTGTTCGAGAGTTCTTCGGGGCTACCAATGGCCGCCACCTGCTGGCCGACCTTCAGACCGCTGGACTCACCAAGCGTCGCGGGCGTCAACCCGTCGGCGTCGTCCAGCTTGATGACGGCGAGGTCGTACGAAGGCGCGGTACCGGTGACAGAAGCGGAGTATTTCTTTCCGTCCGGTGCTGTCACCTGGATCTTGCCGTTTTCCGATGCTCCGGCCACGACATGATTGTTGGTGAGTACGTAGCCATCCTCAGAGAGGATGATGCCCGTGCCTGTCGCCGTGCCCTGGCCTGTGGGGACCTTGATGTCCACGGTTGATTTCATCGCCACTTCGGCGGCGTACTCGACCGAACCAGGTTTGGAGCTGACGTTGCTGGCTGATGCCGGCTGGGACGTCAGTACGGGTACGGCGGAGTCCGTCGACAGGAGCGCGTTGCCGCCCAGCGCGGCGCCACCGCCGACAAGACCGGCGATGATCGCGGTGGCGATGATCGATACCGGTACTCTGCGTTTCGGTTTGGCGAGCGCCGTCGGAACCGAGCCGGCGAAGCCGGTAGCAGAGTGGGGTGGCTGCTGCTGGGCGGCCAAGCCCCATGCGGGTGTCGCGGCTTCTTGTGTGGCCTCGGCAACGTCGTCCGTCCGTTGTTGCTGTGCGCTTGGCGAGTCCACGAGGGGTGCGATCGATTCCTGGGGGCTCGGTTTGTGCGCCTTCGGCGCGCCCGGCTGCCACGACCCCGCATCCCCCTGCTCGGCTGGGGTTTGCTGAGGTCCGGACTGGTCTGGTTGCGGCTGGTGCTGGTGAGGGGAGTTTTCGGTCACGAGCCCACGATGCGTCTTGAACCTGAGAAACGGCGCAGAAAGGCCTTAAAAGTTGCGTGGCTCTGTTGGCGATCGTTTCGTGCGGAGTCGGTCAGCCCGGCGACTGCCGCCGCCGGGCCACGTCTGTTTCGCAGTAACGCGGGATCTTCGGCGGGTTGTCGGCATGGCGAACGGGGTGCCTGCCGGGCCAACGTCGGGGGAAGGCCCGGCAGGCAGGTCGATCAGCGGATGTTGCTGGTGTGCCCCAGTGAGTAGCGGCCTGGTTGTGGCATATAAGTCAGCCCGTGTGGTCCTGAGCCGACGGGTATGCGGGCGAGCAGGTTCCCGTTGTCGGTGTCGAGCACGTAGACCTCGTTGTGATG comes from the Prauserella marina genome and includes:
- a CDS encoding S1C family serine protease encodes the protein MTENSPHQHQPQPDQSGPQQTPAEQGDAGSWQPGAPKAHKPSPQESIAPLVDSPSAQQQRTDDVAEATQEAATPAWGLAAQQQPPHSATGFAGSVPTALAKPKRRVPVSIIATAIIAGLVGGGAALGGNALLSTDSAVPVLTSQPASASNVSSKPGSVEYAAEVAMKSTVDIKVPTGQGTATGTGIILSEDGYVLTNNHVVAGASENGKIQVTAPDGKKYSASVTGTAPSYDLAVIKLDDADGLTPATLGESSGLKVGQQVAAIGSPEELSNTVTSGIVSALSRTVTAGDDNGELVVYNGLQTDAPINPGNSGGPLVNLDGQVVGVNSAVEPGQSSNGGLQAYGLGFSIPIDTAKRIANELMQNGEANKPVLGVSGSVNPQGDSTAEGAQLASVQPGSAAEKAGIRQGDVITKLGDTLISSYADLMAQVLKHTPGEEVPVVVKHADGSTETVNVALESAKDTQQTTITPQQQNPFDGDGGFGRGN
- a CDS encoding SapB/AmfS family lanthipeptide translates to MESVLELQGMDADETTTDPAYHTIISYLSLLLC
- a CDS encoding pyridoxamine 5'-phosphate oxidase family protein, with the translated sequence MNPHARNLPYLWLMTTWKEFSISAPVIAEVFTRRHAATKNLCMLATLRADGFPRISPIEPRFFEDELWLVGMPNTTKFHDLGRDPRFCLHTATVETEPNEGDAKLWGRVRDVQDKEVHARFAEAMFEETGFDLRGQEFEHLYAADLIGASSLVTGDDSLDITIWRPGEPERLVHR
- the lanKC gene encoding class III lanthionine synthetase LanKC, with amino-acid sequence MSTANDIEHSPCGTVRGGVAVEHRYEEFCLADPLFFDEQRGSAAERFARFTPLPEEGWAERQHGTWRVLHPLGASLPYQGWKIHVSATLDNAEQVLTTVYECLVERAVTFKHLTDLAVLLARNSKYAPREASGKLVTIYPRDDREFETLVTELDQRIGGQAGPYILSDLRYGDGPLYVRYGGFTERWIDSGGTRVLGIAREDGTLVPDHRGPVFALPDWVELPEFLAPHLAARSAKSTGDFAYHVNRPLHFSNGGGVYLAEHAREGNQVVLKEARPHAGLDGDKVDAVARLRREHRALTSLTDVPGVPAVYELTPVWEHLFLAMEHRPGVPLHSWLGANYPLTNYRASDSDVAAYTRRALGIADRIGETVSEIHLRGLVFNDLHPANVLVTDDDSVSLIDFELAGPPGPARRPTLGAPGFRAPADRTGFEVDDYALAALRLWLFLPLSALFELAPAKLPEWVRFVEDRFPLPNGYGESILATLRRGTREKDDRDREGRAVGRGTIGHRTTAPVTVLDDPEPDWNLVRKSIAQAILTSATPERPDRLFPGDIEQFRLGGLGFGHGAAGVLHALAVEGLGRSPEHDRWLRDAIDRNRPLAPGFLDGAAGIAYVLHGFGDHDTANALLADARRSIAKTRDHGLANGLAGIGLTLLYLGDGGGESGELGERLVAELESAAPPGRKAKAGLVEGWSGPALLFTRLFEATGDGEWLVHAERALSRDLAECVPARDGSMQVRDGVKRTLPFLGTGSAGIAMAAMELAKHTSDDGTSVRQLPLLLRACRAEAALQCGLLAGRGGLLATLAAARRYGHDPTAEDAIASHLARLAWHAIPFALPDGDGDDGIAFPGNKLLRLSMDVATGSAGVLLSISTALDDHSGVLPFLAPVPTVGDDSVIASSPH